Proteins co-encoded in one Parascardovia denticolens DSM 10105 = JCM 12538 genomic window:
- a CDS encoding phasin family protein yields MADLNLESLTDGARDIFLAGVGLAAIGVDKGKELIDELVKKGQLTVEQGRDLNKELTRKAKDKAGDTISDAQDRLLRMRLAAMDEDERKAYAARVAKLADDLTEADKAKKEEAGEADESDKADEAETAKD; encoded by the coding sequence ATGGCAGACTTGAATTTGGAATCGCTGACTGATGGCGCTCGCGATATTTTCCTGGCAGGGGTAGGCCTGGCCGCGATCGGGGTCGACAAGGGCAAGGAGCTGATCGATGAACTGGTCAAGAAAGGCCAGTTGACCGTGGAACAGGGCCGGGACCTGAATAAGGAGCTGACCCGCAAGGCCAAGGACAAGGCCGGTGACACCATCTCCGACGCCCAGGACCGTTTGCTGCGCATGCGTTTGGCCGCCATGGACGAAGACGAGCGCAAGGCCTACGCCGCCCGCGTGGCCAAGCTGGCCGACGACCTGACCGAAGCCGACAAGGCCAAGAAGGAAGAGGCCGGCGAAGCCGATGAATCCGACAAGGCCGATGAGGCCGAGACGGCCAAAGACTAG
- a CDS encoding peptidylprolyl isomerase: MRKMKTPLTPILATLAAATLLLGGCGSSPSVATYQGGDVSQEAFYQELKSSPSSKTILANLLIYRALDHAYGSSVSQAQVDKAYKGYQDQYGSGFDSYLSQNNYTKDSFKRSLRTNLLSEVALKKLKKVSPAQLADAWKDFHPQVTVQHILVSDQATAQQVIDQLGQGKDFSELAKTYSLDTSSKDEGGKVTFTSSNRAYDSTFKDAAYALTQGKYTTSPVKVVDGYEVIKMVSNPSKGTFASRKKELTEAVYAKWLRDSTVMKQVISQVLKNEKVQIQDKDLSNALDSYKVPAATVQTK; the protein is encoded by the coding sequence ATGCGGAAGATGAAGACCCCCTTGACCCCCATCCTCGCGACCCTCGCAGCCGCCACCCTCTTGTTGGGCGGTTGCGGATCGTCCCCCAGCGTGGCCACCTACCAAGGCGGGGACGTGAGCCAAGAGGCCTTCTACCAAGAGCTCAAGAGCTCCCCCAGCAGCAAGACCATCCTCGCCAACCTGCTCATCTACCGGGCCCTGGACCATGCCTACGGGTCTTCCGTCAGCCAGGCCCAAGTGGACAAGGCCTACAAGGGCTATCAGGACCAATACGGGTCCGGATTCGACTCCTACCTGAGCCAGAACAACTACACCAAGGACTCCTTCAAACGCAGCCTTCGCACCAATCTTCTGAGCGAAGTGGCCTTGAAGAAACTGAAGAAGGTCTCCCCCGCCCAGCTGGCGGACGCCTGGAAGGACTTCCACCCGCAGGTGACCGTCCAGCATATCCTGGTCAGCGACCAGGCCACGGCCCAGCAGGTGATCGACCAACTGGGCCAAGGCAAGGACTTCTCCGAATTGGCCAAGACCTATTCCCTGGACACCTCCAGCAAGGACGAAGGGGGCAAAGTCACCTTCACCTCCAGCAACCGGGCCTACGACTCCACCTTCAAAGACGCGGCCTACGCTCTGACCCAAGGCAAGTACACGACCAGCCCGGTCAAGGTGGTGGACGGGTACGAGGTGATCAAGATGGTCTCCAACCCCAGCAAGGGCACTTTCGCGAGCCGGAAGAAGGAGCTGACCGAGGCCGTCTACGCCAAGTGGCTGCGCGATTCCACGGTCATGAAGCAGGTGATCAGCCAGGTGCTCAAGAACGAGAAGGTGCAGATCCAGGACAAAGACCTGTCCAACGCCTTGGATTCCTACAAGGTCCCTGCGGCCACCGTTCAGACTAAATAA
- a CDS encoding HAD family hydrolase: MKPLAIFFDMDGTLINSEPYWAQSEKVLMERHGLELTDDLPALLQGTSMDNVARVLIDHGLPMSRQEAIQGMIDYMYEREKAQMPWLPGAQDFLRLVGQTGIPATLVTGSPRILVQGLVDQSPEGVFTGFVCDESLPDERKKPLPYPYRMGAEILGLDPDDPRTLSSCLVFEDSAPGIRSALAAGLPVVRMEGETTTEAARQAGAFETINSFEGFSLDTMSRLMEKAAGGYLV, from the coding sequence ATGAAGCCGTTAGCGATTTTCTTCGATATGGATGGGACCCTCATCAATTCCGAGCCTTATTGGGCTCAGTCGGAAAAGGTCCTCATGGAAAGACACGGGCTGGAGCTGACCGACGACCTGCCCGCCTTGTTGCAAGGCACTTCCATGGACAACGTGGCCCGGGTTCTCATCGACCATGGCCTGCCCATGAGCCGGCAGGAGGCCATCCAAGGCATGATCGACTACATGTATGAGCGGGAGAAGGCCCAGATGCCTTGGCTACCGGGGGCCCAGGACTTCCTGCGTCTGGTCGGGCAGACCGGGATCCCCGCGACTTTGGTCACCGGATCCCCCCGGATCCTGGTGCAGGGGTTGGTGGATCAGTCCCCGGAGGGGGTCTTCACCGGTTTCGTCTGCGATGAATCCTTGCCGGACGAGCGCAAGAAGCCCCTGCCTTACCCTTACCGGATGGGGGCTGAGATCCTGGGCCTGGATCCGGATGACCCCCGGACCCTCTCCTCCTGCCTGGTCTTTGAGGATTCGGCCCCCGGCATCCGTTCCGCTCTGGCCGCGGGGCTCCCGGTGGTCCGGATGGAAGGGGAGACCACGACCGAGGCGGCCCGCCAGGCCGGGGCCTTCGAGACCATCAACAGCTTCGAAGGCTTCAGTCTGGACACCATGTCCCGGTTAATGGAGAAGGCGGCCGGAGGTTATTTAGTCTGA
- a CDS encoding MarR family winged helix-turn-helix transcriptional regulator codes for MAGLDETLAELRSDHSNEASGIFSTVHIFNHVLNRLLSKDTRIPGITGVNSRIILYVAHQEKLGKPVYQSDVKAHFGITRSTCSRVLGLMESKGLIQRTKPEADGRKSELHLTDSSRRSVSHIMESARKIEERVLQGVDPRDLEVSYKVFNLMMDNIAQVEKDQEGSGTSGNPESRRKPADSRS; via the coding sequence ATGGCTGGTTTAGACGAGACCCTGGCGGAATTGAGGTCGGACCATTCAAACGAGGCGAGCGGAATTTTCTCCACTGTCCACATCTTCAATCACGTCCTCAACCGCTTGCTCAGCAAGGACACCCGCATCCCCGGCATCACCGGGGTCAACTCAAGAATCATCCTCTACGTGGCCCATCAGGAAAAGCTGGGCAAACCGGTCTACCAGTCGGATGTGAAAGCCCATTTCGGCATCACCCGGTCGACCTGCTCTCGGGTCCTGGGCCTGATGGAGTCCAAAGGCCTGATACAAAGGACCAAGCCCGAAGCGGATGGGCGCAAAAGCGAGTTGCACCTGACGGACAGCTCCCGCCGGTCGGTCTCCCACATCATGGAGTCAGCACGGAAGATCGAGGAGCGGGTCCTGCAGGGGGTGGACCCCCGCGACCTGGAAGTCAGCTACAAGGTCTTCAACCTCATGATGGACAACATCGCCCAAGTGGAGAAAGACCAAGAGGGCTCAGGGACTTCGGGGAATCCGGAAAGCCGCAGGAAACCGGCGGATTCGCGGTCCTGA
- a CDS encoding radical SAM/SPASM domain-containing protein: protein MLTFRLNKYTDVFEADDELILYSYITKKHISIKKDQLDGNVITIPDQDVKHYLGTHIIENQTIGSYEEYQVLRDMARYSHSLLDVILHLNYDCNLRCPYCYQNNVDKNAIMTEETINKVCEQIVFLIAQGQYHELSLTLIGGEPTLHPRIVHEVSDKLSSLSCPISGIVVCNGTSLSDQLIEDCRRLGSFTFDITLDGAQDYHDQLRFYPNGQGSYHEIMSNIRYIQNKYPNEKITINCNLSKKNISGIKGLCDDLQSFHFNGRLIFSEVFSSPHSSYEEILNRRNSEWYEAIKIAERYGFVNDAFLRTSHLGCGMYHSDAYFIDPFGQLFSCINAIGNSAFRQTSFTNYEEASFDFARSQRIESDGLLTKHCRDCKFLPVCEGGCTYLNEEVQKWCPRWSFEHNERRVLKEHLLEGVE, encoded by the coding sequence ATGCTGACATTCCGCTTAAACAAGTACACTGATGTATTTGAAGCTGATGATGAACTTATCCTATATAGCTACATTACCAAAAAGCATATTTCAATCAAAAAAGACCAGCTTGACGGAAACGTTATAACTATCCCAGACCAAGACGTCAAACACTACCTTGGCACGCATATCATCGAAAATCAAACGATTGGTTCTTACGAAGAGTACCAAGTTCTGCGTGATATGGCTCGCTATTCTCACAGCCTACTTGACGTTATTCTTCATCTCAACTATGACTGTAATCTCCGGTGCCCATATTGTTATCAAAATAATGTTGACAAAAATGCGATTATGACTGAAGAGACCATAAATAAAGTTTGTGAACAAATCGTCTTTCTCATTGCTCAAGGGCAGTATCACGAATTATCACTTACGCTCATAGGCGGGGAGCCTACACTTCATCCGCGGATTGTACATGAAGTTTCAGACAAGCTGAGCAGTTTATCCTGTCCAATTAGTGGAATTGTCGTTTGCAATGGTACTTCTTTATCGGACCAATTAATTGAGGATTGTCGAAGGCTAGGCTCTTTCACTTTTGATATCACTCTTGACGGAGCTCAGGATTATCACGATCAGTTGCGCTTCTACCCTAATGGACAAGGCTCTTACCATGAAATCATGAGCAATATCAGATACATTCAAAACAAATACCCCAACGAAAAAATCACCATAAACTGCAATCTATCTAAAAAAAATATCTCTGGAATCAAAGGACTTTGCGACGATTTGCAGAGTTTCCATTTCAATGGGCGGCTGATATTTAGTGAAGTCTTTTCATCGCCGCATAGCTCATACGAAGAGATTTTAAATCGGCGAAATTCAGAATGGTATGAAGCAATCAAAATTGCCGAGAGATATGGCTTTGTAAATGATGCGTTCCTACGTACATCTCACTTAGGCTGTGGAATGTACCACTCAGACGCTTACTTTATCGATCCCTTCGGTCAGCTCTTCTCATGTATCAATGCGATTGGAAATTCAGCTTTTCGGCAGACTTCTTTCACAAACTACGAAGAGGCTTCGTTCGATTTTGCCCGTAGCCAAAGAATAGAGAGCGACGGGCTTCTTACAAAGCACTGTCGAGATTGCAAGTTCCTTCCTGTCTGCGAGGGAGGATGCACCTATCTCAATGAAGAAGTGCAAAAGTGGTGCCCCCGCTGGTCTTTTGAACACAATGAGAGAAGAGTATTAAAAGAGCACCTTCTGGAAGGAGTCGAATGA
- a CDS encoding NADPH-dependent FMN reductase, with product MAKILMVVASNRQGSFNRQLADVIVSEIGDRAEVKFLDYSALPPMDQDAEFPAPKAVTKVRQEIKDADGLWIVSPQYNNSYPGVLKNLLDWVSRPVEAGDRDTAAAAGVKVTLSSIAGGNAAAPMLEKLSELVEFIGMDLLKEQVNGFIVPMEAWTNGIVVLTDEDKARVAAQVDAFLDFIA from the coding sequence ATGGCTAAGATTCTCATGGTCGTCGCTTCCAATCGTCAGGGGTCCTTCAACCGCCAGCTGGCCGACGTCATCGTGTCCGAGATCGGCGATCGGGCCGAGGTCAAATTCCTCGATTATTCCGCCCTGCCCCCGATGGACCAGGACGCCGAGTTCCCCGCCCCCAAGGCAGTGACCAAGGTCCGCCAGGAGATCAAGGACGCCGATGGCCTCTGGATCGTCTCCCCTCAGTATAACAACTCCTACCCCGGAGTTTTGAAGAACCTGCTGGACTGGGTCTCCCGCCCCGTCGAGGCCGGTGACCGCGACACGGCCGCCGCCGCCGGAGTCAAGGTGACCCTGAGCTCCATCGCCGGCGGGAACGCGGCCGCCCCGATGCTGGAGAAGCTGTCCGAGCTGGTCGAATTCATCGGCATGGACCTGCTCAAGGAACAGGTGAACGGCTTCATCGTCCCCATGGAAGCCTGGACCAACGGCATTGTGGTCCTCACCGACGAAGACAAGGCCCGCGTAGCCGCTCAGGTGGACGCTTTCCTCGACTTCATCGCCTGA
- a CDS encoding ABC1 kinase family protein, with protein sequence MIDPLALSQAQDQAQAQQQTPVLGDSRPHGRARRIAQIIRIAQKYDIPRGVTPVKLRKAMEELGPTFVKVGQILSMRSEILPEDYCSELAKLKSDADPMPFALVEQVLSREYSKPVSQVFSSINPKPLGSASLAQVHRATLVTGEDVAIKVQRPGVRETMAQDIEIIRSVANTATKVASENTQIVDFMGVVNELWETFQSETDFMIEAKNLQEFKAFADGFAYMDCPRPYLDLCTQHVLVMDYIDGIAISQTKRLQEEGYDLTEIGTKLVDNYATQVLDAGFFHADPHSGNIIIRGGQIVLIDLGMVGRINGEMRSILKQMIFAVPQKDSVTLQEGLLRLADISSTGQNVDRATLLADIDLIIADYGDVDLDELDIAKFIMSMIRLASRNNLKLPGTITTVARSLVTLEGLIDDLMPQANMIEIITQHVLTSRSVKGSVADETRKLGLESQMALHGGLNALVQAGAAMKMLTRGQLKTNIELVGSEEPIRQLSFMVDRLTMALIVVGLFVGSSIVYYARIKPVIFGIPIVGFLGYVVAFILSAWIVFDIMRKNRDLKKKGK encoded by the coding sequence ATGATCGATCCCCTGGCCTTGTCCCAGGCCCAGGACCAAGCTCAGGCTCAACAGCAGACCCCGGTTTTGGGGGACAGCCGGCCGCATGGCCGGGCCCGCCGCATCGCCCAGATCATCCGCATCGCCCAGAAATACGACATCCCCCGGGGAGTGACCCCGGTCAAACTGCGTAAGGCCATGGAGGAGTTAGGCCCGACCTTCGTCAAAGTCGGCCAGATCCTGTCCATGAGGTCGGAGATCCTGCCTGAAGACTACTGCTCGGAACTGGCCAAACTCAAATCAGACGCCGACCCCATGCCTTTCGCCTTGGTGGAGCAGGTCCTGAGCCGGGAATACAGCAAACCGGTCTCCCAGGTATTCTCTTCCATCAATCCCAAGCCTTTGGGCTCGGCCTCTCTGGCCCAGGTCCACCGGGCCACCCTGGTGACCGGGGAGGACGTGGCCATCAAGGTCCAGCGCCCGGGCGTGCGGGAGACCATGGCCCAAGACATAGAGATCATCCGTTCCGTGGCCAATACCGCCACCAAGGTCGCCTCGGAAAACACCCAGATCGTGGACTTCATGGGCGTGGTCAACGAATTGTGGGAGACCTTCCAGTCGGAGACGGACTTCATGATCGAAGCCAAGAACCTGCAGGAATTCAAGGCCTTCGCCGACGGTTTCGCTTACATGGACTGCCCGCGGCCCTATCTGGACCTGTGCACCCAGCATGTGCTGGTCATGGATTACATCGACGGGATCGCCATCTCCCAGACCAAACGCCTGCAGGAAGAGGGTTACGACCTCACCGAAATCGGCACCAAACTGGTGGACAACTACGCCACCCAGGTCCTGGACGCCGGCTTCTTCCACGCCGACCCGCATTCGGGCAACATCATCATCCGCGGGGGGCAGATCGTCCTCATCGACCTAGGCATGGTCGGCCGGATCAACGGGGAGATGAGGTCCATCCTCAAACAGATGATCTTCGCCGTCCCCCAGAAGGACTCCGTCACCCTGCAGGAAGGCCTCCTGCGCCTGGCGGACATCTCTTCGACCGGGCAGAACGTCGACCGGGCGACCCTTCTGGCCGACATCGACCTGATCATCGCCGATTACGGGGACGTGGACCTGGATGAGCTGGATATAGCCAAATTCATCATGTCCATGATCCGTCTGGCTTCCCGCAACAACCTCAAGCTGCCGGGGACCATCACCACCGTCGCCCGGTCCTTGGTCACTTTGGAAGGCCTGATCGACGACCTCATGCCTCAGGCCAACATGATCGAGATCATCACCCAGCATGTGCTCACCTCCCGGTCGGTCAAGGGGTCGGTCGCGGACGAGACCCGCAAACTAGGGCTGGAATCGCAGATGGCCTTGCACGGGGGGCTCAACGCTTTGGTTCAGGCCGGCGCGGCCATGAAGATGCTCACCCGGGGCCAGCTCAAGACCAACATCGAACTGGTGGGGTCCGAGGAGCCCATCCGGCAGCTCTCCTTCATGGTGGACCGCCTGACCATGGCCTTGATCGTGGTCGGCCTTTTCGTAGGCTCGTCCATCGTCTATTACGCCCGCATCAAACCGGTGATCTTCGGCATCCCCATCGTGGGCTTCCTCGGCTATGTGGTGGCTTTCATCCTGTCCGCCTGGATCGTCTTCGACATCATGCGCAAGAACCGGGACCTCAAGAAAAAGGGGAAGTAG
- a CDS encoding ABC transporter ATP-binding protein produces MEDQFSADDLQTESSQDAAGFARIEERMEEEAADSYGDDASGSWKDFGLLFKSLREFSKANWLTPVLIIGEVIMELLIPTFMAILIDRGIYGKNMGEVWKWGIFLVLVSLVSLAFGVGAGKTAAVASSGLAKNLRHDLFEKMQGFSFTNIDRFSTGSLVTRLTTDVTNVQNAYQMLIRVAFRAPLMIIIAWIFTFNISHSISLIFLIVAPLLGVALVAIGLGVHPIFVRIFHTYDRLNSDVEENLLGVRVVKSFTREKYEDRKFKSVSQRIYDSFVKAELRLAWNGPLMQIAIYSTILLLSWMAAHQIIASGNNPAHGLTTGDLTALFTYTLQILMALMMVSMIFIMVVISRASVGRIAAVLREQSTVTNPEAPVRVVRDGAIKFKHVTFRYNESSESPVLDDINLDIPSGSTLGIVGATGSAKSSLVQLIPRLYDASDGIVKVGDVDVRGYELDALRQNVAMVLQKNILFSGTVKENLRWGNPQASDEEVEHAAKLAQADEFIQNMPKKYDTYLEQGGSNVSGGQKQRLCIARALLKKPKILVLDDSTSAVDTKTDALIRQAFATEIPDTTIIIIAQRLSSVEHADQIIMMNEGRIAARGTHEQLLESSPEYRSIYESQNRSEVIADDE; encoded by the coding sequence ATGGAGGATCAATTCTCCGCTGACGACCTGCAGACCGAGTCCAGCCAGGACGCTGCGGGTTTCGCTCGCATCGAAGAACGCATGGAAGAGGAGGCCGCCGATTCCTATGGGGACGACGCCAGCGGTTCTTGGAAGGATTTCGGCCTCCTGTTCAAAAGCCTGCGCGAATTCTCCAAGGCGAACTGGCTGACCCCCGTCCTCATCATCGGCGAAGTGATCATGGAGCTGCTCATCCCCACCTTCATGGCCATCCTGATCGACCGGGGGATCTACGGCAAAAACATGGGCGAAGTATGGAAATGGGGAATCTTCCTGGTCCTGGTCTCCCTGGTTTCCCTGGCCTTCGGCGTGGGGGCCGGCAAAACGGCCGCCGTCGCCTCCTCCGGCTTGGCCAAGAACCTCCGCCATGATCTTTTCGAGAAGATGCAAGGCTTCTCCTTCACCAACATCGACCGTTTCTCCACCGGCAGCCTGGTCACCCGCCTGACCACCGATGTGACCAACGTGCAGAACGCCTACCAGATGCTCATCCGCGTGGCCTTCCGCGCCCCTCTCATGATCATCATCGCCTGGATCTTCACTTTCAACATCAGCCACAGCATCTCCCTGATTTTCCTGATCGTCGCCCCCCTGCTGGGGGTGGCCCTGGTGGCCATCGGACTGGGGGTCCACCCCATCTTCGTGCGGATCTTCCACACCTATGATCGCCTGAACTCGGACGTGGAGGAGAACCTGCTGGGAGTGCGCGTGGTCAAGTCCTTCACTCGCGAGAAGTACGAGGACCGCAAGTTCAAGTCCGTTTCCCAGCGCATCTACGACAGCTTCGTCAAGGCCGAGCTCCGCCTGGCCTGGAACGGTCCTCTGATGCAGATCGCCATTTACTCCACCATCCTCCTGCTTTCCTGGATGGCGGCCCATCAGATCATCGCTTCCGGCAACAACCCGGCCCACGGCCTGACCACCGGCGACCTGACCGCCTTGTTCACTTACACCTTGCAGATTCTCATGGCCCTCATGATGGTCTCCATGATCTTCATCATGGTGGTCATCTCCCGCGCCTCCGTGGGCCGTATCGCGGCCGTCCTGCGCGAGCAAAGCACGGTGACCAACCCCGAGGCCCCTGTGCGGGTCGTCAGGGACGGGGCCATCAAATTCAAACATGTCACCTTCCGCTACAACGAAAGCTCGGAAAGCCCGGTCTTGGACGACATCAATCTGGACATCCCCTCCGGCTCCACCCTCGGCATCGTCGGGGCCACTGGCTCGGCCAAGTCCTCCCTAGTCCAGCTCATCCCCCGCCTGTACGACGCCAGCGACGGGATCGTCAAAGTGGGCGACGTGGACGTGCGCGGTTACGAGCTCGACGCCCTACGCCAGAACGTGGCCATGGTCCTGCAGAAGAACATCCTCTTCTCCGGAACGGTCAAGGAGAATCTCCGCTGGGGCAACCCCCAGGCCAGCGACGAAGAAGTGGAGCATGCGGCCAAGTTGGCCCAGGCCGACGAGTTCATCCAGAACATGCCCAAGAAATACGACACCTATCTGGAGCAAGGCGGTTCCAACGTCTCCGGCGGCCAAAAGCAAAGGCTCTGCATCGCCCGGGCCCTGCTGAAGAAGCCCAAGATCCTCGTCCTCGATGATTCCACCTCGGCCGTGGACACCAAGACCGACGCCTTGATCCGCCAGGCCTTCGCCACGGAAATCCCGGACACGACCATCATCATCATCGCCCAGCGCCTGTCTTCCGTGGAACACGCCGACCAAATCATCATGATGAATGAAGGCCGGATCGCCGCCCGGGGCACGCATGAGCAGCTCTTGGAATCCTCCCCGGAGTACCGCAGCATCTACGAGTCCCAGAACCGTTCGGAGGTGATCGCCGATGACGAGTGA
- a CDS encoding ABC transporter ATP-binding protein, with protein MKDAKKDKPRKGTTSHLLSYIFAYKWQMIVVVLCIIISAAANAAMGFFLQTLIDSYIMPQVGKSHPDFLPLAQGLGVLAIVFTAGVIATLTYNRILVKVEQGVLKTIRDDMFAHQQTLPIKYFDTHLHGDVMSFYTNDTDALRQAISQSLPQMFSSIMSVIAAFVAMLLISVPLAFFVLAFALLLIVVIQRLTSASGRYFVRQQKELGDVNGFIEEAINGQKVIKVFTHEDATQKTFDQKNDDLYQASSQANYFGNITMPVVGNMGYLLYVLVAIVGAGAVLGGFRNVSLTGSAALTLGGIVSFLTLSRSFINPIGQISNQFAFVMMALAGASRIFDFLDQAPETNSGTVTLIKAHVAEDGTITQAAHHTDKWAWRVPANVQIEKGVGAVTKTGATTRLAGWRAASVAALAGKTSRTAAGAYTLLRGDIRFKDVNFSYERGHQILHDISLYAKPGQKVALVGATGAGKTTITNLINRFYDIDSGSILYDGINIRDINKKDLRQSLGIVLQDVNLFTGTVMDNIRYGKLDATDDECISAAKLANADGFIRMLPHGYDTVLQGDGSGLSQGQRQLISIARATVADPPVMILDEATSSIDTRTEQIVQAGMDALMEGRTVFVIAHRLSTIRNSDVIMVMDHGRIIERGTHDQLLEQKGEYYQLYTGAFELE; from the coding sequence ATGAAAGACGCAAAGAAAGACAAACCGAGGAAGGGGACCACATCCCACCTCCTCTCCTACATCTTCGCCTACAAATGGCAGATGATCGTGGTGGTGCTCTGCATCATCATCTCCGCCGCGGCCAACGCGGCCATGGGCTTCTTCCTGCAGACCCTGATCGACTCCTACATCATGCCCCAAGTGGGCAAGTCCCATCCTGATTTCCTCCCCCTGGCCCAAGGACTGGGAGTGCTGGCCATCGTCTTCACCGCCGGGGTCATCGCCACCCTGACCTACAACCGGATCCTGGTCAAGGTGGAACAAGGGGTGCTCAAGACCATTAGGGACGACATGTTCGCCCACCAACAGACCCTGCCGATCAAGTATTTCGACACCCATCTGCATGGGGACGTCATGAGCTTCTACACCAACGACACCGACGCCCTGCGCCAGGCCATCTCCCAGAGCCTGCCCCAGATGTTCTCTTCGATCATGAGCGTCATCGCCGCCTTCGTGGCCATGCTGCTCATCTCCGTCCCCCTGGCCTTCTTCGTCCTGGCTTTCGCCCTCCTGCTGATCGTCGTCATCCAACGCCTGACTTCCGCCTCCGGCCGCTACTTCGTCCGCCAACAGAAAGAGCTGGGCGACGTGAACGGCTTCATCGAAGAGGCCATCAATGGCCAGAAGGTGATCAAGGTCTTCACCCATGAGGATGCCACCCAGAAAACCTTCGACCAGAAGAACGACGACCTTTACCAGGCCTCCTCCCAGGCCAACTACTTCGGCAACATCACCATGCCTGTCGTCGGTAACATGGGCTATCTCCTGTATGTGCTCGTCGCCATCGTCGGGGCCGGGGCCGTTTTGGGCGGCTTCCGCAACGTCAGCCTGACCGGGTCGGCGGCCCTCACCCTGGGCGGAATCGTCTCCTTCCTCACCCTCTCCCGCAGCTTCATCAACCCGATCGGGCAGATCTCCAACCAGTTCGCCTTCGTCATGATGGCCTTGGCCGGCGCCTCCCGCATCTTCGACTTCCTGGACCAGGCGCCCGAAACCAATTCCGGCACAGTGACCCTGATCAAGGCCCATGTGGCCGAAGACGGAACCATCACCCAGGCCGCCCATCACACCGATAAGTGGGCCTGGCGGGTTCCGGCCAACGTCCAAATCGAAAAGGGCGTGGGCGCAGTGACCAAGACCGGGGCGACCACCCGCCTGGCAGGATGGAGAGCCGCATCCGTGGCCGCCTTGGCCGGCAAGACCTCCCGGACGGCCGCCGGGGCCTATACCCTGCTCAGGGGCGACATCCGCTTCAAAGACGTCAACTTCTCTTATGAGCGCGGGCATCAGATCCTCCATGACATCTCCCTCTACGCCAAGCCGGGTCAGAAAGTGGCACTGGTGGGCGCGACCGGAGCCGGCAAGACCACGATCACCAACCTGATCAACCGTTTCTACGACATCGACAGCGGGTCCATCCTCTATGACGGGATCAACATCCGCGACATCAACAAGAAGGACCTGCGCCAGTCCCTGGGCATCGTCCTGCAGGATGTGAACCTCTTCACCGGCACTGTTATGGATAACATCCGCTATGGCAAGTTGGACGCCACGGATGACGAATGCATCTCCGCCGCCAAGCTGGCCAACGCCGACGGCTTCATCCGCATGCTCCCCCACGGTTATGACACCGTCCTTCAAGGCGACGGATCCGGCCTGTCCCAAGGCCAGCGCCAGCTGATCTCCATCGCCCGCGCGACCGTGGCCGACCCCCCGGTCATGATCCTGGACGAGGCCACTTCCTCCATCGATACCCGCACCGAGCAAATCGTCCAAGCCGGCATGGACGCCCTCATGGAAGGCCGCACGGTCTTCGTGATTGCCCACCGCCTGTCCACCATCCGCAACTCCGATGTGATCATGGTCATGGACCACGGCCGCATCATCGAGCGCGGCACACACGACCAGCTGCTGGAACAGAAGGGCGAGTATTACCAGCTCTATACCGGGGCCTTCGAGCTGGAGTGA